In one Cellulomonas sp. JZ18 genomic region, the following are encoded:
- a CDS encoding DUF6098 family protein, which translates to MSDDDMLLVTRLDELVEVVEALGETAYVRFSAGPDVDRGNPSTDGESGATLPGLSVNRLSPEPWWQRPPREWMARQVCQYAHLAGGERYAWVLTGREAGRGPDSEPLVDDVRPVARLAQSALDEATEVYHRAMDPGSMPG; encoded by the coding sequence ATGAGCGACGACGACATGCTGCTCGTCACCCGCCTCGACGAGCTCGTCGAGGTCGTCGAGGCGCTCGGCGAGACCGCGTACGTGCGGTTCAGCGCGGGGCCCGACGTGGACCGCGGCAACCCCAGCACGGACGGTGAGAGCGGTGCGACCCTGCCCGGGCTGAGCGTCAACCGCCTCAGCCCGGAGCCGTGGTGGCAGCGGCCCCCGCGCGAGTGGATGGCGCGGCAGGTGTGCCAGTACGCCCACCTCGCGGGGGGCGAGCGCTACGCCTGGGTGCTCACCGGGCGCGAGGCGGGCCGAGGACCGGACAGCGAGCCGCTCGTGGACGACGTGCGGCCGGTGGCGCGCCTCGCGCAGAGCGCCCTCGACGAGGCGACCGAGGTGTACCACCGGGCCATGGACCCCGGTTCTATGCCCGGCTGA
- a CDS encoding CBS domain-containing protein, which produces MPRTVSEVVDRDVVTAEVTTTVREVAELMRERAVGDVVVTDGGRLVGIVTDRDLVTRVLAVGGTGGDPVGQVCTPDPVHVGPGTTLEQAAALMADNAVRRLPVVDGEVVLGVVSLGDVAVARDAGETLGDISAAPST; this is translated from the coding sequence ATGCCCCGCACCGTCTCCGAGGTCGTGGACCGCGACGTCGTCACCGCCGAGGTCACCACCACCGTGCGCGAGGTGGCCGAGCTCATGCGCGAGCGGGCCGTCGGCGACGTGGTGGTCACCGACGGCGGCCGGCTCGTCGGCATCGTCACCGACCGCGACCTGGTCACCCGGGTCCTCGCCGTCGGCGGCACGGGCGGCGACCCGGTCGGCCAGGTCTGCACGCCGGACCCGGTGCACGTGGGGCCCGGCACGACCCTCGAGCAGGCCGCCGCGCTGATGGCCGACAACGCCGTGCGCCGGCTGCCCGTGGTCGACGGGGAGGTCGTGCTGGGCGTCGTCTCCCTCGGCGACGTCGCCGTGGCGCGCGACGCCGGCGAGACGCTGGGCGACATCTCCGCGGCGCCCTCGACCTGA
- a CDS encoding chromosome partitioning protein has product MTEQLPESFDPQQPDLPSLGVDPDPVPEGHEGEAPTPDRDVEDPS; this is encoded by the coding sequence ATGACGGAGCAGCTGCCCGAGAGCTTCGACCCCCAGCAGCCGGACCTGCCGTCGCTCGGCGTCGACCCGGACCCCGTGCCCGAGGGGCACGAGGGCGAGGCGCCGACGCCGGACCGCGACGTCGAGGACCCGTCCTGA